One genomic region from Spirosoma sp. KCTC 42546 encodes:
- a CDS encoding DUF2892 domain-containing protein codes for MKKNMGSIDRTLRIVIASVLIGLYATSVLTGVWGIVSLVLAGVFILTSLVSTCPLYLPFGIRTNRSKK; via the coding sequence ATGAAAAAGAACATGGGTTCTATTGATCGGACACTCCGAATCGTTATTGCTAGTGTCCTCATTGGCTTATACGCAACTAGTGTCCTAACAGGCGTTTGGGGTATTGTCAGTCTGGTTCTGGCGGGTGTGTTTATCCTGACAAGCCTGGTAAGTACATGCCCACTTTATTTGCCTTTTGGTATTCGAACTAACAGGTCGAAAAAATAA
- a CDS encoding Crp/Fnr family transcriptional regulator has protein sequence MKLTVDYLQQALGSRFEYALLQELTEVGQHKLVPVGAYLIRPGEYIRSVPIIIRGSVKIMRPDQEGREALLYYLGGLDACAMSLTCCLGNKRSEITAVVDEETELIAVPVDKVDTWLCQYSTWKQFVFQTYQKRFDNLLETIDEVIFHKLDERLLTYLQKKVASCQCTVLNITHEEIAQELATSREVISRLLKQLEKDGQIQLMRNKITMLG, from the coding sequence TTCTTCAGGAACTGACTGAAGTTGGGCAGCACAAGCTTGTACCCGTTGGCGCTTATCTGATTCGGCCGGGTGAGTACATTCGTTCGGTACCCATAATTATTCGGGGATCGGTCAAAATTATGCGCCCTGATCAGGAAGGGCGTGAGGCATTACTCTATTACCTGGGCGGACTGGATGCCTGTGCCATGTCGCTGACCTGTTGCCTGGGCAACAAGCGCAGTGAAATTACGGCTGTTGTTGACGAGGAAACCGAACTGATTGCGGTGCCCGTAGATAAGGTGGATACCTGGTTATGCCAGTACTCAACCTGGAAACAGTTTGTGTTTCAAACCTACCAAAAGCGGTTCGATAACCTACTGGAGACAATTGACGAGGTGATTTTCCATAAACTGGATGAGCGCCTGCTCACGTACCTTCAAAAAAAAGTAGCCAGTTGCCAGTGTACCGTACTGAACATTACCCACGAAGAGATTGCGCAGGAACTGGCCACCTCCCGAGAGGTAATTTCCCGTTTGTTAAAGCAGTTGGAAAAGGATGGGCAAATTCAACTGATGCGGAATAAAATAACAATGTTGGGCTAA
- a CDS encoding YeeE/YedE family protein, with protein MEFIDLIRKPWPWYVAGPLIGLTVPTLLLIGSKSFGISSSLRHICAACLPANLPFFHYNWKNEIWNLIFVAGILIGGFLATQFLYNPDPIQLAPATVADLQALGIHDFSGLMPADLFSVENLFTLKGFFFFVVGGFLVGFGTRWAGGCTSGHSIMGLSNLQWPSLVATCCFMIGGFAMTQLILPYLMKLV; from the coding sequence ATGGAGTTTATTGACCTCATCCGAAAACCCTGGCCCTGGTATGTGGCTGGACCACTGATTGGGCTTACCGTTCCCACCTTATTATTGATCGGCAGTAAGTCATTTGGTATCTCCTCATCACTACGGCATATATGTGCCGCCTGCCTGCCCGCTAATCTTCCGTTCTTTCATTACAACTGGAAAAACGAGATCTGGAACCTGATTTTCGTTGCTGGTATACTCATTGGTGGATTTCTGGCCACTCAGTTCTTATACAACCCTGATCCAATTCAGCTTGCACCAGCCACCGTTGCGGATTTACAGGCTTTGGGTATTCATGATTTTTCGGGCCTGATGCCTGCCGATTTATTCAGCGTAGAGAACCTGTTTACCCTAAAAGGCTTCTTCTTCTTCGTGGTCGGTGGGTTTCTGGTGGGTTTCGGTACTCGCTGGGCGGGAGGATGCACCTCGGGCCATTCCATTATGGGCTTGTCGAACCTGCAATGGCCGTCGCTCGTGGCAACCTGTTGCTTTATGATTGGCGGTTTTGCCATGACCCAGTTGATTCTTCCTTATCTGATGAAATTAGTTTAA
- a CDS encoding sulfite exporter TauE/SafE family protein, with translation MTSLQVAGFSASIIIGVSLGLIGGGGSILTLPVLVYLLGVNPMLSTAYSLFVVGMTSLVGSVNYMRQHQINYKAAIVFSIPSLLTVYVTRKYLVTLIPDPVFSTDTFTLSKNVAIMVFFALIMLAASVSMIRDKKAEVNKPDGPIQFNLPLIALEGMFVGALTGLVGAGGGFLIIPALVLLARLPMKTAVGTSLLIIAVKSLTGFLGDLSNMAVDWPFLLEFTALSVVGIFVGSYLARFVSSHKLKKAFGYFVLVMGVYIILKETLL, from the coding sequence ATGACTTCACTGCAAGTAGCGGGCTTTTCTGCGTCCATTATAATCGGGGTCAGTCTGGGTTTGATTGGTGGAGGGGGTAGTATTCTGACGCTGCCCGTACTCGTCTATTTGTTGGGCGTTAATCCCATGCTGTCTACGGCTTATTCCCTGTTTGTTGTGGGCATGACCTCGCTGGTTGGGTCGGTTAATTACATGCGGCAACACCAGATCAATTACAAAGCGGCTATCGTTTTTTCCATTCCTTCGCTGCTCACCGTTTATGTGACCCGTAAGTATCTGGTGACCCTTATCCCCGACCCTGTTTTTTCGACAGATACGTTTACACTGAGCAAAAACGTGGCCATCATGGTGTTCTTCGCCCTGATTATGCTGGCAGCCTCGGTGAGTATGATTCGGGATAAAAAAGCGGAAGTCAACAAGCCTGATGGTCCGATTCAATTCAATCTGCCATTGATTGCTCTGGAAGGTATGTTCGTAGGTGCCCTCACCGGACTAGTAGGGGCTGGCGGTGGCTTTTTAATCATACCAGCCCTGGTGCTATTGGCCCGCTTGCCCATGAAAACAGCGGTGGGTACCTCCCTGCTGATTATTGCGGTGAAATCACTAACCGGTTTTCTTGGCGACCTGTCAAACATGGCTGTCGATTGGCCATTTCTGCTCGAATTCACGGCGCTTTCTGTGGTTGGAATTTTTGTTGGGTCTTATCTGGCTCGCTTTGTGTCCAGTCACAAACTGAAGAAAGCCTTCGGGTACTTTGTGCTAGTGATGGGCGTATACATTATTCTTAAGGAGACGCTGCTCTAA